A single window of Methanoregula sp. DNA harbors:
- a CDS encoding 30S ribosomal protein S17: MALNIGLNVPAPKQECKDVNCPFHGSLPVRGQVITGKVVSDRMMGTVVVARNYLHYVRKYKRYEKRSSKIHAHNPPCIQAKVGDMVKIAECRPLSKSTTFVVVEVGQQ, encoded by the coding sequence ATGGCACTAAACATAGGATTGAACGTCCCGGCTCCAAAACAGGAATGCAAGGACGTTAATTGTCCGTTTCACGGCAGTTTACCGGTGCGCGGCCAGGTGATCACCGGTAAAGTCGTGAGCGATCGTATGATGGGAACGGTCGTAGTTGCACGTAACTACCTGCACTACGTCCGGAAATACAAGCGGTACGAAAAACGCAGCTCAAAGATCCATGCGCACAATCCCCCCTGCATTCAGGCAAAGGTTGGCGACATGGTAAAGATTGCTGAATGCCGTCCGCTCTCGAAAAGCACGACCTTTGTCGTTGTGGAGGTCGGGCAGCAATGA